The Bos mutus isolate GX-2022 chromosome 29, NWIPB_WYAK_1.1, whole genome shotgun sequence genome includes the window AATCCAGGACTATGAGCCAcagccccaccctccccatcTCTCCTCTTTCCAAGGGATCAATGACTCTGAGAGGAGCCAAGGAAAGAGGGGCTACAACCCTGAGGCTTCCTGGGCTCAGCCCACCTCAGCCCTGTGATGAGTGAACAGCACCCATAGAGGGAGGGTGGAGAATCGCCTGTCCCACCAAGTTGCTCTGCTCTTCAGCCCCTCAGACCTCACACTGGGCACAGAGCAGGAGGGTGGGTAAGAGGAGGAGGGCCCACAGCCTACAGGAAAGTTCTCCAGGGCTTGGCCCCTCCAGGTTGTCCTAGGCAGCCAAGCTCTGCTCACCCATCCCTGCATCCCCAGGGACCTTGGTACCTGATCACTTTAGCAGCCCAGGCGCCCCCCGGTCCCCTTCGGGCAGCGTCATAGTTTCCGCGGGCGTGGAAGTATTTGTCTGCACCCTTGTAGTTGGCTTCTTTCATGTCTTGGTAAGCTCTCCACATGTCTTTAGCCCCTgggaggaaaacaaaatgatggGATGAATGTGATCATGTTTtggtgaaagagaaataaataatttcctCCCACTGATTCTAGGTTTCAGCCTTCAACCAAGCCCTTGGAGATTATTTTATTGGCTTGAAATGAATACTTCTTTACTTCTCACTTACTTCCCTGATCTGAAGTTGTCAGTATCACACTTGGTGCAAGGTTTATTCTGTTTGATTTCATTCTAAGTCTGTTGGAACTTTGTTTCTGGaggtgtgtgatgtgtgtgaagAAGAGGTTAATGCTCTTTCTTTAAGGGATGTTTGCTTATACAATGAACCTCCACCTGGAAAGATGCAGGAAAGGCTCTGACCAGAGCTTGAGAAGAAGGACGATACTGAGAAAGGCTGTGGATATAGGATATTCCCAGCCTGGTCAAGGGGAGAAATCCAGCCCTGGGGACTAACTCGGGCCTGAGTACATCTGAATACTCAGGGCATGTTTACTCATGGGCAACCGTCAGAATTAAATCAGCAGGTGATAAAGGTGAGCTCCCTAAGAGGGCTTTAAGAAACAGGGTAATCAGATGCAGAAAAAGGGCAACTGACCCACCAGCTCTAAAGTTCAGTGTCCTCTCCAGTAAAATGGAGGAGTAATGCCTCCCTCAGGGTGGTTATGCAGAAGAACTGAGGAAATAGAGGTTAGGTTTATAGAACATTGTCGGTGCTCACTATACTATCACCTCTCTGGTCCTTAGAAGAGtagggcaaaaaaataaataaagtaggaTGAAGATCAGGGAGGCATGGACAGAAAACCCAacctaaatagaataaaatggcAAAGGTTTAAATGATTAGCTCATtagggaaaagaggaaaatataacatGGATTATAATAATAGTTTATGTAATATCTCTATGAGATAACTTATCTTTATTTTAGGTGTTAGCTATTTCCACTGTTCAGAAAAATAGTTTGGTTGAGGGCTATGATATTCTTACTATAGCTATGCACCCTGAGTTACAGATTTAAATAGTTCTCTGGAGTCTAGAGTTGCTCAATAAGTGCTTCCAAATGCACGACATATTTGTCCCTTGGGTGCAAAACCAGGTAGTGTTGTCTGTATGTGCACAAAATCAAGTGGGGTGCTCAATAATGGACAGATTTGCAGAGAACCCCAGGGATTGTGGTTCAGGGAAGGGACTGTGTGTGGATCCAGGCACCTGCATTCCACAAAGCACCCAGACCACGGGTAATTCTCATGCAAGTCATCCTAGAGTGCCCCTTGAACAACACTGACCTAAGAGATGAAAAGATACTTTTATCTGAGTCTGTGTGAATTCAGATGGAATTAAGAACAAACTCTTAAAACAATTATTCAGCAATtatcacagaaaaataataacaccAAATAGTTTTGGGAAATAAATTATGGCCAGTTTGCTCTGGCTAGTGAGGTCTATATCTCTTGCTATAGGATTCTCGCCAGGTCTCAGCATCAGCAGAACCATCATCAAGGAAACTCATGCTGCCATTTACTGTGGGGAGGGGAACTCTATCGGGTTTCCTTCCAAAGGCAGCAACCCCCACTCTCTGCCATCTGCTCAGATAAAGACCAGGACGCGTGTTCACAGACCCCTCACCCTCCACGTGTACTCTTGTCTGGGAGGCAGTAGAAGGGCCGAAGTCAACAGCAAGGTCTCAGGATGCTGGGTTCAATCCTGCTCTGCTGGAGGATGTTGGACCCTATCTTAATCTCTTGGGGCAGCAGGTTCTCTGATAAGGGGTAATGGTCCCTACATTGTAGGACTCAAGGATTAAACCCTGAGGGGGAAAACGAGTCGATTCCTGCACATAAAGCTCTTAGACAGTCCTGGGCAGCTACTAAAAAaccaagtattttatttataagtattCAGCGGTTGCACCCACTTCATGgctacaggagacttggaaatgAGCCATCTCTAGTTGCCCACGAGGGGACAGCAGAGCCTTACTGGTGTTCTGGCAACAGATACCCTGCCCCCCAGATGTCTTCCTCACTCCTGCTGAAAGTTGGGGCCCAAACTTTATGTGACCTCGGGCTTGGGGATCCCCTAAAAGAGTGCAAAGCTGGCCAGAAAAGCTTCGGGAAGTGCTACCATGAAACCTAAGCTCCTTTTCGGCCCACCTGTGGCCTTTGCCCTGTGGGGATGTGTCCTCTGCTCAGGTCAATCCTGGGGAAGCAGACACAGCTTCCCCTGGCCCATCCTTTGGTTCTTACCTTGACCAGCTTCCTTGAGGAATGTCCCCCATCTCTGGCTGCTGACGCCCAGGATCAGGAAGCAGAAAATGATGCCCGTGGAAAGGTTCATCCTGCAACAGAGAGATGAGTGGACTCAACCAAGAATGACAGGTCTTGGGGCTGAGTTGTAATATGGATACACTCTTACATTCCAAACATAACTCCCTCTGAATTTTATCTCGATAGATAGACAGATGATAGGTTGTAACACAGAGGATCCAGCTCTCATTCCCATTGAATCCTGGGAAATCTAGTGATTTCCTGCATGAAGGATTGCAACGTGCTTTTAGTGTAAACCACTTTCCAGTCCAGTCATCCTCTATCAGCCCTGAAACCCAGCTGCACTGCAAGTTTCCCAAAGGCAAGAGGAGTCTGTTCATGCTGCCTCTCTGTGATACGAGACGAGGTGAACGAGGCACAGCTGTCTGTGGCCTGCGTGCTCACCCCATCGCTGCCTGCACAGAAGACGCAGACAAGGCGAGCCCTACTCCCTGAAGTGCTCAATCTGGTGGATTCTAATGGTCAGAACAGTAGATtcaggaaggaagcagagagctGGGCTGCAGTGCAAGAATGCTGCTGAAGAGAAAGTCTCCGAAGAGGAAAAGTGTTGGAGAGTTCTAGCACCTCACCTGTGGCCAGGCCCTCCTGCTGAGGCTCCTGGTGAAGCTGAGCTGCCTGTGCTGCCTGCCTGGGAGACGGGGCCGGTGCTTTATATACTCTCACTTGGCTAGTGGAGCAAATGAGAACTGGGgtggaagcaaaaaaaaagaaagaaggaaaaaaagtttgggaAATCCCTCCTGACCAGAACACAGCATTCAAAACAGCAGTGTTATTCTTCACTGACATCGAATTTTCCTAGATTGTGCAATCTGGCAACTTTCAGAATGTAGCATATTGGGCTTTTCCTGCCCGTTTCTAGTCTCACTCCAGGAGACAAATGTGTTTTTCACCCCCGATCGTAATGTACTGACTTTTgctgtgaagtgtgtgtgtgcttagttgctcagttttgtccgactctttgggaccccatggactgtaacccaccaggctcctctctccatggaatttccaggcaagaatactggagtggcaggcaagaataccaggcaagagtactccattgtcttctccaggggagctccctgacccagggatcgaatctgggtctcttgcagggcaagtggattctttaccacctgagccacctgggaattccaaAGACTAACAATAGAAAAAGGGAGTTGAGTAAAGAATGTGAGCAACAGGGCAAATGAAACAGCAGAACGGGTACCTTATAAGAGACAGCTCAGGATGAAGCTGGGACCTCAGGGTACAGcagcaggaaaggaaggagataAAACTCAGGAAAATCAAACCTCCAGTACACACAAGAGGGTAGATTCAGCCCTGGAAAAGGGAGTCTTCCAGCTTCAAGTGTATTCATGGTCAGAAGCTGTTGATAGTTATAACAGTAGGTCATATTGAGAGGTCATTGCAATCCCAGGAAGGTTGAACTACAGTGAGGAATTTTGCTATGATATCGTGTAGAAGTGACACCATAAAAATGAACAGGAAAAGTCCAGATGTCTGTTAAATTATCAGGATAGAAGGTTCAGGAAGGATACAGAGAAAGCTGATTTAtcacaagaatgctggagtgtatGATGTCAGAGAATAGCTGTATCAATCAGAAAAGCAGGACTGAGCTTTATTCTGTGAGTTCAGGAAGATAATCTTGGGAGGAAATTTCATGCAGGAGCTCTCACAGGGATGGCGTGTCTGGAACTCCTTGTGccatctctgcctcttcatcaTAAAGGGAAATTTCAAAGGTTACTGTTTTCCCAGAGGAGGAGGGGTGAGGCATGTGTAATATGTCAGAGATGGTGGGGACCCAGAGGACATGGAACTGCTCTTCCTGACGGTGGGTCCCTGGGCTGGAAGCCTGAGGACAGCAGGAGGGCAAGTAAGGCCCAGCCCAGGAGCACCAcctcaggattcttgcctggagtgttCACAGGAGAGCAGGAATGTGAGCCATGCATTGGAGACACAGGGAAGTGATCTCCAAGACAGATGCAAGCAAATCACAGAGACTTGCCAACTGAGACGAGGGGAGATGGTAAATTAGAGTCTGGAAGGATATGGGACTTGTGCTCAAGTAGTAATCCTGAGAAGAAGGAGGGGGAAGCATTTCCAATTTGTTACAAGACTCAGGGAACTATGAGCAGGACGTTAGAAAGAAGAGCACTGGCCCAGGCGGAAGCACACCAGCTGAGGATGACACTGTGGTCTGGGAACCACGGTCTTAGATgtgttgttggtgtttagtcaccaagtttgtgtctgactctttagtgacaccatgggctgtagcccctcaggctcctctgtgtgtgggattttccagggaagagtactggagtatgtggagatttccttctccaggggatcttcctgatccagggatcgaacccacgtctcctgaattgcaggcagattctttaccactgagctacctgagacACCCTGTCTTAGAGTAGAACCTCTCAGAAATAGGATGATGCCTCTTTCTGGGTCTGGGACATATTTTATTTCCTGTAGGTGTAATGAGGTGAACATGTAGGGTGGATACCTGTCTAAAGGATTgctgtgtttgctttttatgcaAGGCAAAGCTAAGCAGTATTTAAATGTTCTCAACAGAACTTACACTCCTTCGAAAGTTGGGGTTCCATGAGGTTGGGGTAGTCTAGGTCCCTGAGCTGGCTTAGCTGACTTGGTCCCAGGAGTAGacatggtggggagaggggatgcTGTCAACCATCTATAGTCATCAGCTCTGAACATACCCTCGGGCAACTCGAAGGAGGGGAGCTGTGATGTCCACATTTCTTCTTCTACCTTCCTCGGGGCAGAAATCATGGGCCAGTGATCACATTCTTTTGTAACTCTTTGACTCTGGAGCCATTCCATACCAGAATTCCACTTCCCACTTTCTTGCATCACTCCAGTCATTTATTATTTGATAGAATCATTAGAGACAAAGTAAGTACGATTTTTAGACACCAAGTCAAGCATTGCAAGTTCTCTTCCTTGTTGCTTTTGGCACTCTGTCTTTGGAAGG containing:
- the LOC102276577 gene encoding serum amyloid A-3 protein gives rise to the protein MNLSTGIIFCFLILGVSSQRWGTFLKEAGQGAKDMWRAYQDMKEANYKGADKYFHARGNYDAARRGPGGAWAAKVISNARETIQGITDPLFKGMTRDQVREDSKADQFANEWGRSGKDPNHFRPAGLPNKY